The Vibrio nitrifigilis genome window below encodes:
- a CDS encoding sensor histidine kinase — protein sequence MKISRSLKIYFICAVMAIATVTVVSFSTLAANYYVAGMDISLRYSMLGIVKHVDTSNNKPEYMLGYQLTTSWNDVQPEIKRVFHRPNEHLEFQKKLDNTGWFHPPTRAFFLLRYDRENGQTVYISRVFDRLDTDQTIKDSFHEESSSYDMNLILYAFLALVFFAAGLYFLFRHIARPQEKLVDWARNLTPEQLELERPDFYFNELNRLADIIKSSLSSVQVSLKRERSFLANASHELRTPIAVVRSNAELMNKLIDKPHNEDNHEKQKQVMQRILRAGITMTDLCETLLWLNRREQSELPLGKVSLANLVDQVSRELNYLLRDKSVEVEINIQEATYELPKTLCRIVIANLIRNAYQHTHSGKVFISQKGTKVSIVNHNDGTLDDESLGFGLGLELTNRIIRQYDWHYSTLDTDHGREVFIDFRPMTKNAHQ from the coding sequence ATGAAGATTAGCCGCAGTTTAAAAATTTATTTTATTTGTGCCGTCATGGCGATCGCGACGGTTACTGTGGTGAGCTTTTCAACGTTAGCGGCTAACTATTATGTCGCAGGGATGGATATTAGCTTACGTTACTCAATGCTTGGGATAGTCAAACACGTCGACACCAGCAATAATAAACCTGAATACATGCTCGGTTATCAATTAACGACCAGCTGGAACGACGTTCAACCTGAGATAAAACGTGTATTTCATCGACCAAATGAACATTTAGAATTTCAGAAAAAACTGGATAACACTGGGTGGTTTCATCCACCTACACGAGCTTTCTTTCTGTTGCGTTATGATCGCGAGAATGGTCAGACCGTGTATATCTCGCGGGTGTTTGACCGTTTAGATACCGACCAGACGATTAAGGATTCATTTCATGAAGAAAGCAGTAGTTATGATATGAATCTCATTCTTTACGCATTCCTTGCTTTGGTGTTCTTTGCTGCGGGGCTCTATTTTCTGTTTCGTCACATTGCGCGCCCACAGGAAAAGTTGGTGGATTGGGCGAGAAATCTTACCCCTGAGCAGTTGGAGCTTGAGCGGCCAGATTTCTATTTTAATGAACTCAATCGCTTGGCCGATATTATTAAAAGCAGTTTGTCATCAGTACAGGTCTCTTTGAAGCGGGAACGTAGCTTTTTGGCTAATGCTAGCCATGAATTACGTACCCCCATCGCGGTGGTACGCAGCAATGCGGAGTTGATGAACAAACTGATCGATAAGCCTCACAATGAAGATAATCATGAAAAACAAAAGCAGGTGATGCAGCGGATTCTCCGAGCGGGTATCACGATGACAGATTTATGTGAAACGTTATTGTGGCTTAATCGACGAGAGCAAAGTGAGTTGCCTTTAGGTAAGGTAAGCTTAGCGAACTTGGTTGACCAAGTAAGCCGAGAATTGAATTATCTGTTGCGTGATAAATCGGTAGAAGTGGAAATTAATATTCAAGAAGCTACCTATGAATTGCCTAAGACACTGTGCCGGATTGTCATTGCAAACTTGATTCGTAATGCCTATCAGCATACCCATTCTGGTAAGGTCTTTATATCCCAGAAGGGAACCAAAGTGAGTATTGTGAACCACAACGATGGTACGTTAGATGATGAGTCGTTAGGGTTCGGTTTAGGATTGGAATTAACCAATCGAATTATTCGTCAATACGATTGGCACTACAGTACATTGGATACGGATCATGGTCGCGAGGTGTTCATTGATTTTCGGCCAATGACGAAAAATGCCCATCAGTAG
- a CDS encoding response regulator transcription factor, with amino-acid sequence MFKALLVEDDLDLATALIDYMSLEDIECDYAADGQVGYNLIVSNNYDVIVLDLNLPKIKGLAVCERIRAQGVETPVLMLTACDTLDDKLQGFSHGADDYLVKPFATEELIVRLKALSRRRSGQISKLRVGELELDLTHRQVSRNGEDVKLSPIALKILEVLMREYPSGVSREKIVQAVWGDEQPDSNSLKVHIFNLRKHIDKPGLTPLIHTVPGFGFCLKQ; translated from the coding sequence ATGTTTAAAGCCCTTTTAGTCGAAGACGATCTGGATCTCGCCACGGCATTAATCGACTACATGTCTTTAGAGGACATTGAGTGCGATTATGCGGCAGACGGACAAGTCGGGTATAACTTAATTGTCAGCAATAATTACGATGTGATCGTGCTTGATCTCAATTTACCTAAAATTAAAGGGCTTGCTGTATGTGAGCGTATACGTGCTCAAGGTGTTGAAACACCAGTATTAATGTTAACAGCATGCGATACGCTAGATGATAAGTTGCAAGGATTTAGTCATGGTGCGGATGACTATTTAGTTAAGCCTTTTGCTACGGAAGAATTGATTGTACGTTTGAAGGCCTTGTCACGACGCAGAAGTGGCCAAATATCAAAATTGCGTGTGGGTGAGTTAGAGCTTGATCTGACTCATAGGCAAGTTAGTCGAAATGGTGAAGACGTCAAATTGTCCCCCATTGCTCTCAAAATTCTTGAGGTGTTAATGCGCGAATACCCTTCGGGTGTCTCACGAGAAAAAATTGTTCAGGCGGTTTGGGGGGATGAACAGCCCGATAGTAACAGTCTTAAAGTTCATATCTTTAATTTACGTAAACATATCGATAAGCCTGGTTTGACTCCTCTTATTCATACTGTCCCTGGGTTTGGTTTTTGCCTAAAACAGTAA
- a CDS encoding HAD family hydrolase: MTHLRKEHNVADIKHVIFDIGNVMVRWSPVEIARLAFPEHTDPAALREKLFREDFWIALNKGQVTEEKVKQLYQQQSGLSADDAERLFYYVRESLIPLFRSQALLERIKSAGYGVYALTDNVNEIVAYLKDKYDFWSLFDGAIVSAEEGCMKPSEQIYHCLFERYQLKPQECVFLDDMPHNVAGSKACGMDAIQFYSAEQAEIELKQRGLHF, from the coding sequence ATGACTCATCTAAGGAAGGAGCACAATGTGGCAGACATTAAACATGTCATTTTCGATATTGGTAATGTAATGGTTCGCTGGTCACCGGTGGAAATTGCACGCTTAGCATTTCCTGAACATACGGATCCAGCAGCGCTTCGCGAAAAACTATTCCGTGAAGATTTTTGGATCGCGTTAAACAAAGGTCAGGTAACGGAAGAGAAAGTCAAACAGCTATACCAGCAACAGTCTGGCTTGAGTGCGGATGACGCAGAGCGCCTTTTTTATTATGTAAGAGAATCACTGATTCCTTTATTTCGCTCACAAGCATTATTGGAAAGAATCAAAAGCGCTGGCTACGGTGTGTATGCCCTTACTGATAACGTCAATGAAATTGTTGCTTATCTGAAAGATAAATACGATTTTTGGTCACTGTTTGATGGTGCGATTGTGTCGGCGGAAGAAGGGTGTATGAAGCCCTCTGAGCAGATCTATCATTGCTTATTTGAGCGTTATCAGTTGAAACCTCAAGAGTGTGTTTTTCTGGATGATATGCCACACAATGTCGCGGGTTCAAAAGCGTGTGGCATGGATGCAATTCAGTTTTATAGTGCAGAGCAAGCTGAAATAGAGCTCAAACAGCGAGGTTTACATTTCTAG
- a CDS encoding putative quinol monooxygenase, with product MSNNTVTCIAVLSAKTGQEQTLKTKLDDLVIQTRKEPGCISYEAFVSNESSKRFLVHEVYKDKSAFDHHSSSRYLRELKSKLSEYAEEVDIRSY from the coding sequence ATGAGTAATAATACGGTGACTTGCATTGCAGTTTTAAGTGCTAAAACAGGTCAAGAACAAACATTAAAAACCAAACTTGATGATCTGGTCATTCAAACCCGCAAGGAACCTGGTTGTATTTCCTACGAAGCATTTGTAAGTAACGAAAGTAGTAAGCGTTTTCTTGTTCATGAAGTTTATAAAGATAAATCAGCCTTCGATCATCACTCCAGTTCCCGTTATTTGCGTGAGCTGAAATCAAAACTGAGCGAATATGCCGAAGAAGTCGACATTCGTTCTTATTAA
- a CDS encoding paraquat-inducible protein A, whose amino-acid sequence MKKASTTDNSSARYFACPHCDWVTHSPVPEAGVIRCQRCHHRLSTRTTDQTMALKWYSLSALLLLSLSVAYTFIGFSAKGIEHKINLLDTITVLIQSHFLVLAILIAIFATLPVVYLLIVIYVTQAVEKQRHFPGLKTCLRSLEVIENWLMVDVFLVGILVALIKLHGMAEVEIGLSFWPFCGFVVVLVKVLSLCDRIWLWDTLFPPTEIRHLTSGVARAQGVSVCHHCGCISHGLSGFCPRCHARVESRQPVHQHTTVALLLASCVLFFPANLYPIMDTSFLGSAHHSTILGGVILLWSTGSFPIALVVFIASIFVPIFKILLLSWLCWQSKHIQTRSAKQLQHFYLFTEFIGRWSMIDIFVVAVLSALVQLGGLMRIIPGPAIMAFAAVVVLTMLAAQAFDPRVFWDQQVKEIAGERTDSTTESNR is encoded by the coding sequence ATGAAAAAAGCCTCTACTACAGATAACAGTAGTGCACGTTACTTTGCTTGCCCTCATTGTGATTGGGTTACACACTCCCCTGTTCCTGAGGCAGGTGTTATTCGCTGCCAGCGGTGTCATCATCGCTTATCGACCCGAACGACAGACCAGACGATGGCACTGAAGTGGTATTCTCTATCGGCATTACTTTTGCTGAGCCTCTCTGTGGCGTATACCTTTATCGGTTTTTCCGCTAAAGGGATTGAACATAAAATTAACCTACTCGATACCATTACGGTCTTAATTCAATCTCACTTTCTGGTGCTGGCTATATTAATAGCTATCTTTGCGACACTGCCCGTCGTTTATTTGCTTATTGTCATTTATGTCACACAAGCGGTAGAAAAGCAGCGTCACTTCCCCGGCCTCAAAACCTGTTTACGAAGTCTCGAAGTCATCGAAAATTGGTTAATGGTCGATGTGTTTCTCGTCGGGATTCTCGTCGCATTAATAAAACTACACGGCATGGCCGAGGTAGAGATTGGCCTTTCATTCTGGCCATTTTGTGGATTTGTGGTCGTTCTGGTAAAAGTTCTTTCACTCTGCGACCGCATCTGGCTATGGGATACGTTATTCCCACCCACCGAAATCCGTCATTTAACCTCTGGGGTTGCACGCGCCCAAGGCGTATCAGTTTGTCATCATTGTGGCTGCATTAGCCATGGTTTAAGTGGCTTCTGTCCACGCTGCCATGCACGAGTTGAATCTCGTCAACCTGTACACCAACATACTACGGTTGCTTTGTTGCTAGCCTCATGTGTGCTGTTTTTCCCTGCTAACTTGTATCCCATTATGGATACCAGTTTTTTGGGAAGTGCACACCATTCAACAATTCTTGGCGGGGTAATCTTACTTTGGAGTACCGGCTCTTTCCCAATTGCGTTAGTTGTGTTTATCGCCAGTATCTTCGTGCCGATATTTAAAATATTGTTATTGAGTTGGCTCTGCTGGCAAAGCAAACACATTCAGACTCGATCAGCCAAACAATTACAACATTTTTATCTGTTTACTGAATTCATCGGCCGCTGGTCAATGATTGATATTTTCGTCGTTGCAGTACTGAGTGCATTAGTCCAATTGGGGGGATTAATGCGTATAATTCCAGGCCCAGCTATTATGGCATTTGCCGCTGTTGTTGTGTTAACTATGCTTGCTGCACAAGCGTTTGATCCTCGCGTTTTTTGGGATCAACAAGTCAAGGAGATTGCCGGTGAAAGAACCGACTCTACAACCGAATCAAACCGATAA
- the pqiB gene encoding intermembrane transport protein PqiB produces MKEPTLQPNQTDKWSFNPVWIIPLLAIFVAGWMLYQDWSSRGPTVTIVTNNADGIEAGKTKVKVHNVDVGEVSQVKLSNDFEHALITIEMEKGTEKMLRQDTKFWVIKPRVGTEGISGLGTLLSGSYIEVEPGSKGEIPSRYTMLKQPPLSTAEDQGLRLKLVSKDIPKMSAGTPIHFHGFDVGHIESVDFDTQNQRITYRIFIRAPFNSLVNSSVQFWVTPGLAIQSSSKGLAVKMDSLETLITGGISFGVTANEDNGHAVSDMTQFTLYSSKEQATDNRYTQFINYMFLFDGNIGGLEVGAPVEFRGIRIGTVTQVPYHGLGFSEWNKTLHTPSIPVLARFEPQRLTGISGDDDMTIDDWKAMFKSQVELGIRASLSTSNLLTGSKIISVDYVVDPKPYALTKVAGYPVFPTVPNGLASIGQKVSALLDKLNSLPLDKTVSSLNSTLTSADNTLKTLNKATKQLDDLLASDSTKALPDDLVSTLRELERTLQDYQEEGSIGGKINNNLATLERTLNELQPVIRQLQQKPNSLIFDTSNAPDTIPSKGAK; encoded by the coding sequence GTGAAAGAACCGACTCTACAACCGAATCAAACCGATAAATGGTCATTCAACCCAGTATGGATCATTCCTCTACTTGCGATTTTCGTCGCGGGCTGGATGCTATATCAAGATTGGAGTAGTCGCGGTCCAACGGTGACCATAGTGACGAATAATGCTGATGGGATAGAAGCGGGTAAAACTAAAGTCAAAGTGCACAACGTCGACGTAGGTGAAGTCTCTCAAGTGAAACTATCCAACGACTTCGAACACGCATTGATCACGATAGAAATGGAAAAAGGCACAGAAAAAATGCTGCGCCAAGATACCAAATTTTGGGTCATTAAACCTCGCGTTGGTACCGAAGGAATCAGTGGATTAGGTACGCTATTGTCGGGCTCATATATTGAAGTCGAGCCAGGTTCTAAAGGCGAGATACCGTCGCGCTATACCATGTTGAAGCAGCCGCCGCTATCCACTGCGGAAGACCAAGGATTACGCTTAAAGCTAGTCAGTAAAGACATTCCCAAAATGTCCGCGGGAACCCCCATCCATTTTCATGGCTTTGATGTCGGGCATATAGAAAGTGTTGATTTTGATACCCAAAATCAACGTATTACTTATCGTATATTTATACGGGCTCCGTTTAATTCATTGGTCAATTCATCAGTGCAATTTTGGGTTACGCCAGGTCTAGCTATCCAGAGTTCATCAAAGGGATTAGCGGTAAAAATGGACTCACTAGAAACCTTAATTACTGGTGGTATATCCTTTGGCGTGACCGCTAACGAAGATAACGGCCATGCAGTCTCTGATATGACACAATTCACGTTATATAGCTCAAAAGAACAAGCAACGGACAACCGCTATACGCAGTTTATAAACTATATGTTTTTGTTTGACGGAAATATCGGTGGATTAGAAGTCGGAGCGCCGGTTGAGTTCCGTGGTATCCGCATCGGTACTGTGACTCAAGTTCCCTATCATGGCCTGGGCTTTTCTGAGTGGAATAAAACCTTACATACCCCGTCTATTCCCGTGTTGGCACGCTTTGAGCCGCAACGTCTAACAGGCATCAGTGGTGATGATGATATGACGATTGATGACTGGAAAGCCATGTTTAAAAGCCAAGTTGAACTTGGCATCCGTGCCAGTCTATCCACTAGCAATCTGCTAACAGGTAGTAAAATAATTAGTGTTGATTATGTCGTCGATCCTAAACCTTACGCATTAACCAAGGTGGCGGGGTATCCGGTATTTCCTACAGTACCAAACGGATTAGCCAGCATCGGCCAAAAAGTATCAGCCCTGTTAGATAAATTAAACTCACTGCCATTAGATAAGACAGTTTCTTCACTCAATAGCACATTAACCAGCGCCGACAACACCTTAAAAACGTTGAACAAAGCGACGAAACAGCTGGACGACTTGCTCGCTTCAGACAGTACGAAAGCGCTACCTGACGATTTGGTATCAACCCTACGCGAACTTGAACGCACTCTGCAAGATTACCAAGAAGAAGGCAGCATCGGCGGAAAAATTAACAATAACTTAGCGACACTAGAGCGAACCTTGAACGAACTACAACCGGTAATTCGTCAGTTACAACAAAAACCAAATTCGCTTATTTTTGATACCAGTAATGCACCCGATACGATTCCAAGCAAAGGAGCCAAATAA
- a CDS encoding PqiC family protein, with the protein MFSKKTLVTLACCVSVWGCSSAVPTANEYLMMGPSVKSFSTTYNATTVIPKVEIPLYLVGTGMVLVSDSGEVTRARQHLWAEPLDSQLQRITLARLQQRLPSANWLTPFDSQSNIQPHLLISVERFDASPSGHTLMEGHWLLRNAQGKLLECGRFKHREPLNKEGYSAMAQSLTTSWLNEVVDPIAQAVSSTPSHGALQDADCQ; encoded by the coding sequence ATGTTCAGTAAAAAAACACTTGTCACCTTGGCTTGCTGTGTCAGTGTATGGGGGTGTTCATCTGCTGTGCCAACAGCTAATGAATATTTAATGATGGGGCCTAGTGTTAAGTCCTTTTCGACCACCTATAACGCGACCACCGTTATCCCCAAAGTAGAAATCCCGCTCTATTTGGTAGGAACAGGAATGGTATTAGTGAGTGATAGCGGAGAAGTGACACGGGCACGCCAGCATTTATGGGCCGAACCTCTCGACAGCCAATTACAACGGATTACGCTAGCGCGATTACAGCAACGTTTACCTAGCGCCAACTGGTTAACGCCATTTGATTCTCAATCAAATATTCAGCCTCACCTGTTAATCAGTGTGGAGCGTTTTGATGCTAGCCCCAGCGGACACACCTTGATGGAAGGTCATTGGTTACTACGCAACGCACAAGGTAAGCTGCTTGAATGTGGCCGTTTTAAGCATCGTGAGCCGCTCAATAAAGAGGGATACAGTGCCATGGCTCAGTCATTGACCACAAGCTGGCTCAATGAAGTGGTCGACCCGATTGCTCAAGCGGTAAGCAGTACACCATCACATGGGGCGCTGCAAGACGCCGATTGCCAATAG
- a CDS encoding DASH family cryptochrome, whose product MKRIGVYWFTHDLRVNDNQLLHKAAQEVDELICVYCVPKVGAYLQRFSQQSQLSSARQHFLHQSVHDLALSLKRYDQTLLVIERSPITVLKHLIEAHHVTHLYCDQFAGYDEQQVCQHLAQDYPSVSVSQLPNNTLFDESQLPCQLHHLPSTFSQFRREVESLEIMLPCSRPVQLPPPEPVPLSSVHLSLSNTEHTLFKGGEQAAIAHCQHYFSTQAASCYKETRNALDEPLSSTKFSPWLALGCVSPKTIIAMLRHYEQQHGQNESTYWIQFELLWREYFYWYARCYQTKLFQFAGISKHRPLTSFYASRFRQWQQGHTPYPIVNACMKQLNATGYMSNRGRQLVASCLIHELQLDWRYGAAYFETQLIDYDVASNWGNWQYLAGVGADQRGSRQFNLDKQTEMYDPKQSFINCWQGNTTTTSIDHVDMADWPIMPKEKS is encoded by the coding sequence GTGAAACGTATTGGGGTTTATTGGTTTACTCATGATTTACGAGTAAACGACAATCAATTGCTACATAAAGCAGCTCAAGAAGTGGACGAGCTCATTTGTGTGTATTGTGTCCCTAAGGTGGGTGCTTACCTCCAACGTTTTTCCCAGCAATCACAATTGAGTTCAGCACGGCAACATTTTCTCCACCAATCGGTTCACGACCTTGCTCTGAGTCTAAAACGTTACGACCAGACACTGCTCGTGATTGAACGCTCGCCTATCACCGTTCTTAAACACCTTATCGAAGCACATCATGTCACTCATCTTTATTGCGATCAGTTTGCCGGATATGATGAACAGCAAGTCTGCCAGCACCTAGCTCAAGATTATCCAAGCGTCAGCGTTTCCCAATTACCTAATAACACTCTGTTTGATGAAAGCCAATTGCCCTGCCAATTACACCATCTCCCGAGTACTTTTAGTCAATTTCGTCGCGAAGTCGAGTCCCTTGAAATCATGCTGCCATGCTCGCGACCGGTGCAACTACCTCCCCCTGAGCCTGTTCCATTAAGCTCTGTTCACTTGTCCTTATCCAACACAGAACACACCCTGTTTAAAGGTGGTGAACAAGCGGCTATTGCACATTGCCAACACTATTTTTCGACTCAAGCTGCATCATGTTATAAAGAAACACGTAACGCATTAGACGAGCCATTATCATCCACTAAGTTCTCCCCGTGGTTAGCACTCGGCTGCGTATCCCCCAAAACAATCATTGCCATGTTGCGCCATTACGAGCAGCAACACGGACAGAACGAATCGACCTACTGGATTCAATTTGAGCTGCTGTGGCGAGAATACTTTTACTGGTATGCCAGATGTTACCAAACGAAATTATTCCAGTTTGCAGGCATTAGTAAACACCGTCCTCTGACGAGTTTTTATGCCTCTCGTTTTCGGCAATGGCAACAAGGTCACACCCCCTATCCCATCGTTAATGCCTGTATGAAACAGTTAAATGCCACAGGTTATATGTCAAATCGAGGACGACAGTTAGTTGCAAGCTGCTTAATCCATGAACTTCAATTAGATTGGCGTTATGGCGCTGCCTATTTTGAAACTCAATTGATTGATTATGATGTGGCTTCAAACTGGGGCAATTGGCAATACCTTGCTGGTGTGGGTGCTGACCAAAGAGGTTCGCGGCAATTTAACTTAGATAAACAAACCGAAATGTACGATCCGAAGCAGAGCTTTATCAACTGCTGGCAGGGAAATACCACCACGACCTCTATTGATCATGTGGATATGGCAGATTGGCCTATTATGCCCAAGGAGAAATCATGA
- a CDS encoding SDR family oxidoreductase: protein MNNSPQNIVLVGGNGGIGLAMVKRILRVFPYACIHATYHHRCPPLHSPQLTWHQLDLSKPHQIDEFGRSFDHLDWLINCAGVLHTREQGPEKNVESINPHFFMHNIQLNTLPTLLLAQSFFNALRASPAPKLAVLSARVGSISDNHLGGWYSYRCSKAALNMAVKTLAIEWQRRLKQATVLALHPGTTDTQLSKPFQANVPTDKLFHVDEVATDLLALIIASTPNDSGSFWDYSGQTIPW, encoded by the coding sequence ATGAATAATAGCCCCCAAAATATTGTGTTAGTCGGTGGCAACGGAGGGATTGGCCTTGCCATGGTCAAACGCATTTTGAGGGTTTTTCCTTATGCTTGTATACACGCTACCTATCATCATAGGTGTCCACCATTACATTCTCCGCAGCTAACCTGGCATCAACTTGATCTCTCCAAACCCCATCAAATTGATGAATTTGGACGTTCATTCGATCACCTTGATTGGCTCATCAATTGCGCCGGGGTATTACACACTAGAGAACAAGGCCCAGAGAAAAATGTCGAATCAATCAACCCTCACTTTTTTATGCATAATATACAGCTAAACACCTTACCTACTTTGCTATTGGCCCAGTCTTTTTTTAATGCACTTAGAGCATCGCCAGCGCCCAAGCTTGCTGTACTTTCAGCGCGAGTAGGGAGTATTAGCGATAACCATCTAGGCGGTTGGTACAGCTATCGATGTTCAAAAGCTGCACTGAACATGGCGGTAAAAACGCTGGCAATAGAATGGCAACGACGACTAAAACAGGCTACTGTACTCGCTCTTCACCCTGGAACAACAGATACTCAGCTCTCAAAGCCCTTTCAAGCCAATGTTCCGACAGACAAACTGTTTCATGTTGATGAAGTTGCCACTGATTTATTGGCGTTGATTATAGCCAGTACCCCCAATGACAGTGGCTCATTTTGGGATTACTCTGGGCAAACGATCCCTTGGTAG
- a CDS encoding LysR family transcriptional regulator: MDTNKLLPLLSEMGTFVKVVELGSFSKAAENLGTAPSSVSRTISRLENTLEISLLQRTTRQMSLTPEGEAVFALCREMLQAANLAVAAAYADKQALSGSLRVAAPKALSKQVLMPLVFEFMRIHPQVQVHMKVEDHFVDPVSNDVDVVIHITQTPILGLVARSLGPCRMRLCASSRYIEQNGMPQVPSDLNRHACICLGESPKDSVWSFTKHSEKAAVNVSGHLTVNHSEIRREAVLNHLGISLFPDFTIQHHIANGKVVEVLPDWQLGGRYQGDIVAQYVQSRYVPQQIKGFLDFLSDRAPLNRASV; the protein is encoded by the coding sequence ATGGATACAAATAAACTGTTGCCGTTACTGTCTGAAATGGGCACTTTCGTTAAAGTTGTCGAGTTAGGGAGCTTTTCTAAAGCGGCCGAAAACTTGGGAACAGCTCCATCATCAGTCAGTCGTACGATTTCTAGATTGGAAAACACATTAGAAATCAGTTTATTGCAGAGGACTACACGGCAAATGTCGCTGACTCCAGAGGGAGAGGCGGTATTCGCTTTATGTCGAGAAATGCTTCAGGCTGCCAATCTCGCAGTCGCAGCGGCTTATGCAGATAAACAAGCTTTGTCCGGGAGTTTGCGAGTCGCTGCGCCAAAGGCACTATCTAAGCAAGTCTTGATGCCATTAGTGTTTGAATTCATGCGTATTCATCCACAGGTTCAAGTGCATATGAAGGTTGAAGACCACTTTGTTGACCCGGTGAGTAATGATGTGGATGTCGTTATTCACATTACGCAAACACCTATCCTTGGACTGGTTGCACGGTCGCTAGGTCCGTGTCGAATGCGGTTATGTGCGAGTTCTCGATATATTGAACAAAATGGGATGCCGCAAGTACCCAGTGATTTAAATCGACATGCTTGCATCTGTCTCGGAGAAAGTCCTAAAGACAGTGTTTGGTCTTTTACCAAACATAGCGAAAAAGCTGCTGTGAATGTGAGTGGTCACTTAACCGTTAATCACAGTGAAATAAGGCGAGAAGCCGTTCTTAATCACCTTGGTATTTCATTATTTCCTGATTTTACTATTCAACACCATATTGCGAATGGCAAAGTGGTGGAAGTGTTACCGGATTGGCAGTTAGGCGGACGTTATCAAGGCGATATTGTTGCGCAATATGTACAGTCTCGTTATGTGCCGCAGCAAATAAAGGGATTTTTAGATTTTTTGAGTGATCGTGCGCCATTAAACCGAGCTAGCGTTTGA
- a CDS encoding DMT family transporter: MALPTPTRSILQPIQRMPYIEMLLLLVAIFWGTSYAVTKQGLNYTDVMMFIALRFSITFICLLPALIRDILQATDWRWVNIVPTGVILATIFFCEVYGVAHTSASKAAFIISLCVIFTALLEPIINRQRVSKRLIVMALISVLGVALLTGIQPYSAFELQQGDGFILLAALLRALMVTTTKRFSTKQSLSSLSITAIQSGTVSMLAIVSCWVGNHDFSLPAAPNFWFIIIYLVLGCTLFAFFIQNYAIQKTSPTKVALLMGSEPLFGALFAMAWLNETLTINQIIGGILILISVLITSREQSNH, translated from the coding sequence ATGGCCTTACCGACTCCAACACGTTCAATCCTTCAGCCTATACAACGTATGCCCTATATAGAAATGCTCTTGCTCTTAGTCGCGATATTTTGGGGGACCAGCTACGCTGTGACTAAACAAGGATTGAATTACACCGATGTCATGATGTTCATCGCATTACGCTTTTCCATTACCTTCATTTGTTTATTACCCGCACTGATTCGCGATATTCTCCAAGCCACTGATTGGCGCTGGGTAAACATAGTGCCAACAGGCGTCATCCTTGCCACTATCTTTTTCTGTGAGGTATATGGCGTTGCCCATACATCAGCATCAAAGGCCGCTTTTATAATCAGTCTCTGTGTTATTTTCACTGCCTTACTTGAGCCGATTATTAATCGCCAACGTGTCTCGAAAAGATTGATCGTCATGGCTTTAATATCAGTATTGGGCGTTGCATTACTGACCGGGATACAACCCTATTCAGCATTTGAACTTCAGCAAGGTGATGGATTTATTTTGCTGGCAGCGTTACTACGAGCATTGATGGTGACAACAACCAAACGTTTTTCGACCAAGCAAAGTCTTAGTAGTTTATCTATTACCGCAATTCAATCTGGTACGGTGAGCATGTTAGCCATCGTGAGTTGCTGGGTGGGCAATCATGACTTTTCTTTACCGGCAGCACCAAACTTTTGGTTTATTATTATCTATTTAGTGTTGGGCTGTACCTTATTTGCCTTTTTCATTCAAAACTACGCGATACAAAAGACCTCCCCAACAAAAGTCGCTTTGCTGATGGGCAGTGAACCTCTTTTTGGCGCTTTATTTGCTATGGCTTGGCTAAATGAAACCCTTACGATTAATCAAATCATTGGCGGGATACTTATTTTAATCAGCGTGTTAATCACGTCACGCGAGCAATCAAACCATTAG